In the Adlercreutzia equolifaciens DSM 19450 genome, one interval contains:
- the rplE gene encoding 50S ribosomal protein L5, whose translation MADTPRLKVKYQTEIVPALVEQLGIKNINCVPKLEKIVVNMGVGAAAGDSKLLDAAMNDMRIITGQQPCVTRAKKSIAGFHVREGQAIGCKVTLRGDRMWEFLDRLLATALPRVRDFRGISPKSFDGRGNYTLGITEQLIFPEIEYDKIDRTRGMDITFVTNAGDNDSAFALLSALGFPFKSK comes from the coding sequence ATGGCTGATACCCCCCGCCTCAAGGTGAAGTACCAGACCGAGATCGTCCCCGCGCTCGTCGAGCAGCTCGGCATCAAGAACATCAACTGCGTGCCGAAGCTGGAGAAGATCGTCGTGAACATGGGCGTCGGCGCCGCTGCCGGCGATTCCAAGCTGCTTGATGCCGCCATGAACGACATGCGCATCATCACCGGCCAGCAGCCCTGCGTGACTCGCGCCAAGAAGTCCATCGCCGGCTTCCATGTGCGCGAGGGCCAGGCCATCGGCTGCAAGGTGACCCTGCGCGGCGACCGCATGTGGGAGTTCCTCGATCGCCTGCTGGCCACCGCCCTTCCGCGCGTCCGCGACTTCCGCGGCATCTCGCCGAAGAGCTTCGACGGCCGCGGCAACTACACCCTGGGCATCACCGAGCAGCTCATCTTCCCGGAGATCGAGTACGACAAGATCGACCGCACCCGCGGCATGGACATCACCTTCGTGACCAATGCCGGCGACAACGATTCCGCGTTCGCTCTTCTGTCCGCCCTCGGCTTCCCGTTCAAGAGCAAGTAA
- a CDS encoding type Z 30S ribosomal protein S14, with product MAKKSMIAKAKREPKFSTRQHNRCTRCGRPRAYYRKFGLCRICVRELANKGELPGVTKASW from the coding sequence ATGGCTAAGAAATCGATGATCGCCAAAGCCAAGCGCGAGCCGAAGTTCTCTACGCGTCAGCACAACCGCTGCACCCGTTGCGGACGTCCCCGCGCCTACTATCGCAAGTTCGGCCTGTGCCGTATCTGCGTGCGTGAGTTGGCTAACAAAGGCGAGCTGCCCGGCGTGACCAAGGCTTCCTGGTAG
- the secY gene encoding preprotein translocase subunit SecY — MLSSIIDAFKVPELRKKILFTLAILALYRFGAYVPVPGIPFHEFATAFQDTGVAMTMLDLFTGGALSNFSVFSLGIMPYITASIIMQLMQGVIPAVGRWAREGDTGRRKITQVTRYLTLGLGLINAVGYLLLFKSPAYGVQFSTEVPEALTNIIIVFTLVAGTAFIMWMGELITQRGIGNGMSLIIFVSIVSRVPSAIFSSATLTNDLGTGIALTIVILAVVLVCIPLIIFVERAQRRIPVNYAKRVQGRKMMGGQSTYIPLKVNAAGVIPIIFASCIIYFPAQLAAIFNVDWLTTFANWCSTGWLNWLLTVALIVFFAYFYTSMVFNPEETADNIRKQGGFIPGVRPGTATVQYIKNVINRVTLPGGIFIALIAVVPTIIFYFTNNQLIQAFGGTSILIMIGVALDTMSKVESQLKMYNYEGFFK; from the coding sequence TTGCTAAGCTCAATCATTGACGCATTCAAGGTTCCGGAGCTGCGCAAGAAGATCCTCTTCACCTTGGCTATCCTTGCGCTGTACCGCTTCGGTGCCTACGTGCCGGTGCCTGGCATTCCCTTCCATGAGTTTGCCACGGCCTTCCAGGACACGGGCGTGGCTATGACCATGCTCGACCTGTTCACCGGTGGCGCGCTGTCGAACTTCTCGGTGTTCTCGCTCGGCATCATGCCCTACATCACCGCATCCATCATCATGCAGCTGATGCAGGGCGTCATCCCCGCCGTGGGCCGTTGGGCTCGCGAGGGGGATACGGGCCGTCGCAAGATCACCCAGGTGACCCGCTACCTGACGCTGGGTCTCGGCCTCATCAACGCGGTGGGCTACCTGCTGCTGTTCAAGTCGCCGGCCTACGGTGTGCAGTTCTCCACGGAGGTGCCCGAGGCGCTCACGAACATCATCATCGTGTTCACCTTGGTCGCCGGTACCGCCTTCATCATGTGGATGGGCGAGCTTATCACCCAGCGCGGCATCGGCAACGGCATGTCGCTCATCATCTTCGTGAGCATCGTGTCCCGCGTGCCGTCGGCCATCTTCTCGTCGGCTACCCTGACGAACGATCTGGGCACGGGCATCGCGCTCACCATCGTGATTTTGGCCGTGGTGCTCGTCTGCATCCCGCTGATCATCTTCGTGGAGCGCGCCCAGCGCCGCATTCCGGTCAACTACGCCAAGCGCGTCCAGGGCCGCAAGATGATGGGTGGCCAGTCCACCTACATTCCGCTGAAGGTGAACGCGGCCGGCGTTATCCCGATCATCTTCGCGAGCTGCATCATCTACTTCCCGGCGCAGCTGGCGGCGATCTTCAACGTCGATTGGCTGACCACCTTCGCGAACTGGTGCTCCACCGGCTGGCTGAACTGGCTGCTCACCGTTGCCCTCATCGTGTTCTTCGCGTACTTCTACACCTCCATGGTGTTCAATCCGGAGGAGACGGCGGACAACATCCGCAAGCAGGGCGGCTTCATTCCTGGCGTGCGTCCGGGCACGGCCACGGTGCAGTACATCAAGAACGTGATCAACCGCGTGACGCTGCCCGGCGGCATCTTCATCGCGCTGATCGCGGTTGTGCCCACCATCATCTTCTACTTCACCAACAACCAGCTCATCCAGGCCTTCGGCGGTACGTCCATCCTCATTATGATCGGCGTGGCGCTTGACACCATGAGCAAGGTGGAGAGCCAGTTGAAGATGTACAACTACGAAGGCTTCTTTAAGTAA
- the rpsE gene encoding 30S ribosomal protein S5, with amino-acid sequence MARNNNRQQESTTPELQERVVFINRVAKTVKGGRRMQLSALVVVGDGNGRVGVGMGKSAEVPTAIKKGVEDAKKNMFTVPVTAEGSVPHEIMGEYGAGRVLIKPAVPGTGVLAGGPVRAIMELAGVQNVITKSLGTDNAMNIVKAAAEGLKNMESPVQVAERRGISVAEMFGGKEN; translated from the coding sequence ATGGCTCGTAACAACAACCGTCAGCAGGAGAGCACGACTCCTGAGCTTCAGGAGCGCGTGGTCTTCATCAATCGCGTCGCGAAGACCGTCAAGGGCGGCCGTCGCATGCAGCTCTCGGCCCTGGTCGTCGTCGGCGACGGCAACGGCCGCGTGGGCGTGGGCATGGGCAAGTCCGCCGAGGTGCCCACCGCCATCAAGAAGGGCGTCGAGGACGCGAAGAAGAACATGTTCACCGTCCCCGTGACCGCCGAGGGCTCGGTGCCCCACGAGATCATGGGCGAGTACGGTGCCGGCCGCGTGCTGATCAAGCCCGCTGTTCCCGGTACCGGTGTGCTCGCCGGTGGCCCGGTTCGCGCCATCATGGAGCTTGCCGGCGTTCAGAACGTGATCACCAAGTCGCTGGGCACGGACAACGCCATGAACATCGTGAAGGCTGCCGCCGAGGGTCTCAAGAACATGGAGAGCCCCGTCCAGGTCGCCGAGCGCCGCGGCATCTCCGTGGCCGAGATGTTCGGCGGGAAGGAGAACTAA
- the rplF gene encoding 50S ribosomal protein L6 produces the protein MSRIGKMPIPVPAGVDVTIDGQTVTVKGPKGELTRTFLPSMTITRDGDELIVTRPDDTRESKSAHGLTRTLLANMVEGVSNGFSKKLQLVGVGYRAALKGKDLEMQLGYSHPVLVEAPENITFEVPSQTEIVVSGPSKEQVGQVAANIRKWRKPEPYKGKGIRYEGEHVRRKAGKAGKD, from the coding sequence ATGTCTCGTATCGGCAAGATGCCCATCCCCGTTCCTGCCGGCGTCGATGTGACCATCGACGGCCAGACGGTGACGGTGAAGGGCCCCAAGGGGGAGCTTACCCGCACGTTCCTGCCGTCCATGACCATCACCCGCGACGGCGATGAGCTCATCGTCACCCGTCCCGACGACACCCGTGAGTCCAAGAGCGCCCACGGCCTGACCCGCACCCTTCTCGCCAACATGGTGGAGGGCGTGTCGAACGGCTTCTCCAAGAAGCTGCAGCTCGTCGGCGTCGGCTATCGTGCCGCACTCAAGGGCAAGGATCTCGAGATGCAGCTCGGCTACTCCCACCCCGTGCTGGTGGAGGCTCCCGAGAACATCACCTTCGAGGTGCCCTCTCAGACCGAGATCGTCGTGTCCGGTCCGAGCAAGGAGCAGGTCGGCCAGGTTGCCGCGAACATCCGCAAGTGGCGCAAGCCGGAGCCCTACAAGGGCAAGGGCATTCGCTACGAGGGCGAGCATGTCCGCCGCAAGGCTGGCAAGGCCGGCAAAGACTAA
- the rpsH gene encoding 30S ribosomal protein S8: MTMTDPIADMLTRVRNAQSAGKDTVSMPTSKKLVEIVRIMEQEGYIQRFDVIDGEPRGTLEITLKYGPKKAKTIRGIKRISKPGLRIYAGKDDLPRVLGGLGTAIISTSRGVMTDRDARKQGIGGEVIAYLW, encoded by the coding sequence ATGACAATGACCGACCCCATCGCAGACATGCTTACGCGCGTGCGTAACGCCCAGTCTGCCGGCAAGGACACCGTGTCCATGCCGACGAGCAAGAAGCTCGTCGAGATCGTGCGCATCATGGAGCAGGAAGGCTACATCCAGCGCTTCGATGTCATCGACGGCGAGCCCCGCGGCACCCTTGAGATCACCCTCAAGTACGGCCCGAAGAAGGCCAAGACCATCCGCGGCATCAAGCGCATCTCCAAGCCGGGTCTGCGCATCTATGCCGGCAAGGACGATCTGCCCCGCGTGCTCGGCGGCCTCGGCACGGCAATTATCTCGACCAGTCGCGGCGTCATGACCGACCGCGATGCCCGCAAGCAGGGCATCGGCGGCGAGGTCATCGCCTATCTGTGGTAG
- the rplO gene encoding 50S ribosomal protein L15, with protein sequence MELKDLRPAEGSTKNRKRVGRGPASGTGKTAGRGMNGQKSRAGGGKGAGFEGGQTPLARRLPKLPGFRNFNRVEYLPVNVSRLDAKFEAGDVVDGESLKAKGIIKHADALVKVLGDGEITKALTVRVDKVSASAKAKIEAAGGKVEEPC encoded by the coding sequence ATGGAACTCAAGGATCTGCGCCCGGCCGAGGGCTCGACGAAGAACCGCAAGCGCGTGGGCCGCGGCCCCGCTTCCGGCACCGGTAAGACCGCCGGTCGCGGCATGAACGGCCAGAAGTCCCGCGCCGGTGGCGGCAAGGGTGCCGGCTTCGAGGGCGGCCAGACGCCGCTCGCCCGTCGTCTGCCGAAGCTGCCCGGCTTCCGCAACTTCAACCGCGTGGAGTACCTGCCCGTGAACGTCAGCCGTCTCGATGCCAAGTTCGAGGCCGGTGACGTGGTGGATGGCGAGTCCCTGAAGGCCAAGGGCATCATCAAGCATGCCGACGCGCTGGTGAAGGTGCTCGGCGACGGCGAGATCACCAAGGCTCTCACTGTCCGCGTTGATAAGGTATCCGCTTCCGCCAAGGCGAAGATCGAGGCGGCCGGAGGAAAGGTCGAAGAGCCTTGCTAA
- a CDS encoding ABC transporter substrate-binding protein — MLNFPLTRRAFVAGTAATALALAGCSVEQPIEPGPAPADPADDNAPTEPVAAQSGVARTLTAAVAYEGSDPNPIGTSSGVFLAAGWHVFEGLYELNMHTYRAECGLAADAPVQIDDLEYEVTLREDTVFSDGSPLTSADVVNAFERNGESDLYGAFLSFITAVSAPDERTVRFKLNAPMGSVLQERLALVRVFPATLTDEELASKPVGSGPWCYETINAADGGRISFTANHRYTGPWPATCERMEWSVLLDDTRRTDELIDKDVMVMEAAPVVRAEELADAGATVEWVPGFNLPFLMFNCEKPPFDDVRVRQALLYAIDVDSLIGTYMAAHARAATSLLPDYFRHYHRAATVYSYDPEKARKLLAEAGVDELALTLRANDNWVSTLAPAIAEDWKAVGVTAEVVLLDTTALFADLSTEPEPGTLLPFDVVLSPGDPSCFGNDADLIISWWYGDNVWTRARSRWATTPAFAEVAELLAEARSKTSEDEQQPLWNQCFDIIAAEVPLYPLFHRETATAWWTAQLDDYDPISATGLNFLGTTPMRDADPI; from the coding sequence ATGCTGAACTTCCCCCTCACGCGGCGGGCCTTTGTGGCTGGGACAGCGGCGACGGCGCTGGCGTTGGCCGGCTGCTCGGTGGAGCAGCCCATCGAGCCCGGGCCCGCGCCGGCAGATCCGGCCGACGACAATGCCCCCACCGAGCCCGTGGCCGCGCAGAGCGGCGTGGCCCGCACGCTCACGGCCGCCGTGGCCTACGAAGGGAGCGATCCGAACCCCATCGGCACGAGCTCCGGCGTCTTCCTCGCGGCCGGCTGGCACGTCTTCGAGGGGCTCTACGAGCTGAACATGCACACCTACCGGGCCGAGTGCGGCCTGGCAGCCGACGCGCCCGTTCAGATAGACGACTTGGAATACGAGGTGACCCTGCGCGAGGACACCGTCTTCTCCGACGGCTCGCCGCTCACCTCCGCCGATGTCGTGAACGCCTTCGAGCGCAACGGCGAAAGCGACCTGTACGGCGCGTTCCTCTCGTTCATCACGGCAGTGTCGGCCCCCGACGAACGCACGGTGCGCTTCAAGCTGAACGCCCCCATGGGATCGGTGCTGCAGGAGCGCCTGGCCCTCGTCCGGGTGTTCCCGGCAACGCTCACCGACGAGGAGCTGGCAAGCAAACCCGTCGGCTCGGGTCCGTGGTGCTACGAGACCATCAACGCCGCCGACGGGGGCCGCATCTCCTTCACGGCGAACCACCGCTACACCGGCCCCTGGCCGGCCACCTGCGAGCGCATGGAATGGTCGGTGCTGCTGGACGATACGCGCCGCACTGACGAGCTTATCGACAAAGACGTCATGGTCATGGAGGCCGCCCCGGTCGTGCGCGCCGAGGAGCTGGCCGATGCGGGGGCCACGGTGGAATGGGTGCCCGGGTTCAACCTCCCCTTCCTCATGTTCAACTGCGAGAAGCCGCCCTTCGACGACGTGCGCGTGCGCCAGGCGCTGCTGTACGCCATCGACGTCGACTCGCTCATCGGCACGTATATGGCGGCCCACGCGCGGGCGGCCACGTCCCTTCTGCCCGATTACTTCCGGCATTACCACCGCGCGGCCACGGTCTACAGCTACGACCCGGAGAAAGCGCGCAAGCTTCTGGCCGAGGCCGGCGTCGACGAGCTGGCGCTGACCCTGCGCGCGAACGACAACTGGGTGAGCACGCTCGCCCCCGCCATCGCAGAGGACTGGAAGGCCGTGGGCGTCACCGCCGAGGTGGTGCTCCTGGACACGACGGCCCTGTTTGCGGACCTATCCACGGAACCGGAGCCGGGCACGCTTCTGCCCTTCGACGTCGTGCTCTCCCCCGGCGACCCGTCGTGCTTCGGAAACGACGCCGACCTCATCATCAGCTGGTGGTACGGCGACAACGTATGGACGCGCGCCCGCAGCCGCTGGGCCACAACGCCGGCCTTCGCGGAGGTGGCAGAACTTCTGGCCGAGGCGCGGTCGAAGACCTCCGAGGACGAGCAGCAGCCCCTGTGGAACCAATGCTTCGACATCATCGCCGCCGAGGTGCCCCTCTATCCGCTGTTTCATCGCGAGACGGCCACGGCCTGGTGGACGGCCCAGCTGGACGACTACGACCCCATCTCGGCCACGGGACTCAACTTCCTCGGCACGACGCCCATGCGCGACGCCGATCCCATTTAG
- the rpsQ gene encoding 30S ribosomal protein S17 translates to MTEERNLRKVRQGVVVSDANDKTIVVAVEERKPHPIYKKMITSTKKFHAHDENNEAGVGDTVQIMETRPLSKMKRWRLLKIVEKAK, encoded by the coding sequence ATGACTGAAGAGCGCAATCTGCGTAAAGTACGTCAGGGCGTCGTCGTCAGCGATGCCAACGACAAGACCATCGTGGTGGCCGTCGAGGAGCGCAAGCCCCATCCCATCTACAAGAAGATGATCACCTCCACCAAGAAGTTCCATGCCCATGACGAGAACAACGAGGCCGGCGTCGGCGACACCGTTCAGATCATGGAGACGCGCCCGCTGTCCAAGATGAAGCGCTGGCGTTTGCTGAAGATCGTCGAGAAGGCCAAATAG
- the rplR gene encoding 50S ribosomal protein L18: MNKQQEKQARLARRHRRVRGKISGTAARPRLCVTRSNSNMYVQVIDDVAHTTICGVSTLGEAFKATGKSGATVEGAAELGTIVGKLAQENGVTEVVFDRGGHLYHGRVKALAEAAREAGLKF, translated from the coding sequence ATGAATAAGCAACAGGAGAAGCAGGCCCGTCTTGCCCGTCGCCATCGTCGCGTGCGCGGCAAGATCTCCGGCACTGCAGCTCGCCCGCGTCTGTGCGTGACGCGGAGCAACAGCAACATGTACGTGCAGGTCATCGATGACGTGGCCCACACCACCATCTGCGGCGTCTCTACCCTCGGGGAGGCCTTCAAGGCCACCGGCAAGTCCGGCGCGACCGTCGAGGGCGCAGCCGAGCTCGGCACCATCGTTGGCAAGTTGGCTCAGGAAAACGGCGTGACGGAAGTTGTGTTCGACCGTGGCGGCCACCTGTATCATGGGCGCGTGAAGGCTCTGGCCGAAGCTGCCCGTGAAGCAGGATTGAAATTCTAG
- the rplP gene encoding 50S ribosomal protein L16, giving the protein MLVPKRVKHRKVQRGSMKGKAKGGTRLNHGEYGIQALEAHWITNRQIEAARIAMTRHMKRGGKVWITIFPDKPITSKPAETRMGSGKGNPEGWVAVVKPGRIMFEIAGVDDETAREALRLAINKLPIKCKIVTRETEGQQ; this is encoded by the coding sequence ATGCTCGTACCTAAGCGCGTTAAGCACCGCAAGGTGCAGCGTGGTTCCATGAAGGGCAAGGCCAAAGGTGGCACCCGTCTGAACCACGGCGAGTATGGCATCCAGGCCCTCGAGGCGCACTGGATCACCAACCGTCAGATCGAGGCAGCTCGTATTGCCATGACCCGTCACATGAAGCGTGGCGGCAAGGTCTGGATCACGATCTTCCCCGACAAGCCCATCACCTCCAAGCCCGCCGAGACCCGCATGGGTTCCGGTAAGGGCAACCCCGAGGGCTGGGTCGCTGTCGTGAAGCCCGGCCGCATCATGTTCGAGATCGCCGGCGTCGATGACGAGACCGCCCGCGAGGCTCTGCGTCTGGCCATCAACAAGCTGCCCATCAAGTGCAAGATCGTCACTCGTGAAACGGAGGGGCAGCAATAA
- the rpsC gene encoding 30S ribosomal protein S3, which yields MGQKVSPTGFRLGITEDWRSRWYAGKDYAKTLENDIAIRKFLDKQLARASVSRVDIERAGDKIKVTITTARPGVVIGKKGAEIDALRKKLEKVADGPVSIDVVEVKRPELDAELIAQSVAEQLEGRVAFRRAMRKAVQSAMKSGAKGIRIQCSGRLGGAEMSRREWYREGRVPLHTLRAKIDYGFATAATTMGSIGVQVWVYHGEVLPGQKAPQPALEGSSRPNRSRRNDRRERGDK from the coding sequence ATGGGTCAGAAAGTCAGCCCTACCGGATTCCGCCTCGGTATCACCGAGGATTGGCGCAGCCGCTGGTACGCCGGTAAGGATTACGCCAAGACGCTCGAGAACGATATCGCCATCCGCAAGTTTCTCGACAAGCAGCTCGCCCGTGCCTCCGTGTCTCGCGTGGACATCGAGCGCGCCGGCGACAAGATCAAGGTGACCATCACCACGGCCCGCCCCGGCGTGGTCATCGGCAAGAAGGGCGCCGAGATCGACGCTCTGCGCAAGAAGCTCGAGAAGGTCGCCGACGGCCCGGTCTCCATCGACGTGGTCGAGGTGAAGCGCCCCGAGCTGGACGCCGAGCTCATCGCCCAGTCCGTGGCCGAGCAGCTCGAGGGCCGCGTGGCCTTCCGCCGCGCCATGCGCAAGGCCGTGCAGTCCGCCATGAAGTCCGGCGCCAAGGGCATCCGCATCCAGTGCTCCGGCCGTCTGGGCGGCGCCGAGATGAGCCGCCGCGAGTGGTACCGCGAGGGTCGCGTGCCGCTGCACACCCTCCGCGCGAAGATCGACTACGGCTTCGCCACCGCCGCCACCACCATGGGCTCCATCGGCGTGCAGGTGTGGGTGTACCACGGCGAGGTGCTGCCGGGCCAGAAGGCTCCCCAGCCCGCGCTCGAGGGTTCGTCCCGTCCGAACCGTTCCCGTCGTAACGATCGCCGCGAGAGGGGTGACAAGTAA
- the rpmC gene encoding 50S ribosomal protein L29, which yields MKAAEIRELSAEDLQVKLKEAKAELFNLRFQMATSQLDNTARVKQVKKDIARIMTEMRARELSA from the coding sequence ATGAAAGCAGCAGAGATTCGTGAACTTTCTGCCGAAGACCTGCAGGTGAAGCTGAAGGAGGCCAAGGCGGAGCTGTTCAACCTTCGCTTCCAGATGGCCACCAGCCAGCTGGACAATACTGCCCGCGTCAAGCAGGTTAAGAAGGACATCGCGCGCATCATGACTGAGATGCGGGCTCGCGAGCTGAGCGCGTAG
- the rplN gene encoding 50S ribosomal protein L14: MIQMQSMLAVADNSGARKVQCIKVLGGSKRRYAGLGDVIICSVKEAMPNGNVKKGEVVRCVIVRVKKEVRRADGSYIRFDQNAAVLINNDGSPRGTRIFGPVARELRDKKYMKIVSLAPETL, encoded by the coding sequence ATGATTCAGATGCAATCCATGCTCGCCGTGGCCGACAACTCCGGCGCTCGCAAGGTGCAGTGCATCAAGGTCCTGGGCGGCTCGAAGCGCCGCTACGCGGGCCTCGGTGACGTGATCATCTGCAGCGTCAAGGAAGCGATGCCCAACGGCAACGTCAAGAAGGGCGAGGTCGTGCGTTGCGTGATCGTGCGCGTGAAGAAGGAAGTCCGTCGCGCCGACGGCTCCTACATCCGCTTCGATCAGAACGCCGCCGTGCTCATCAACAACGACGGCTCTCCGCGCGGCACCCGTATCTTCGGGCCCGTCGCCCGCGAGCTGCGCGACAAGAAGTACATGAAGATCGTGTCTCTGGCACCGGAAACGCTGTAG
- the rpmD gene encoding 50S ribosomal protein L30 produces the protein MAETNKTLRLTQVKSAIGRKPNQGRTLRALGLHGIGSTTEQVDNESVRGMIFTVKHLIEVEEI, from the coding sequence ATGGCTGAGACGAACAAGACGCTGCGCCTCACCCAGGTGAAGAGCGCCATCGGCCGCAAGCCGAACCAGGGTCGCACCCTGCGCGCGCTGGGCCTGCACGGCATCGGCAGCACCACCGAGCAGGTGGACAACGAGAGCGTCCGTGGCATGATTTTCACGGTTAAGCACTTGATTGAAGTTGAGGAAATCTAA
- the rplX gene encoding 50S ribosomal protein L24 has product MAQNKMTIRKGDTVKVIAGKDRGKTGKVLRSVPEKSRVVVEKVNMVKKAMRPTQANPQGGISTVEAPIHVSNVMLVCPSCGEATRVARRREDGKLVRVCKKCGKDIPAVEA; this is encoded by the coding sequence ATGGCTCAGAACAAGATGACGATCCGCAAGGGCGACACCGTCAAGGTCATCGCCGGCAAGGACCGCGGCAAGACCGGCAAGGTGCTGCGCTCGGTGCCCGAGAAGTCCCGCGTTGTCGTGGAGAAGGTGAACATGGTCAAGAAGGCCATGCGCCCGACCCAGGCCAACCCCCAGGGCGGCATTTCCACCGTCGAGGCGCCCATTCACGTGTCCAACGTGATGCTCGTGTGCCCCAGCTGCGGCGAGGCCACCCGCGTGGCCCGTCGCCGCGAGGACGGCAAGCTCGTCCGCGTCTGCAAGAAGTGCGGCAAGGACATCCCCGCCGTCGAGGCCTAA
- a CDS encoding adenylate kinase, with translation MNIVLLGAPGAGKGTQAAKLVEEFSTPHISTGDMLRAAVAAGTELGQKAKSYMDAGDLVPDDVIIGLVTERLQDDDTAAGFILDGFPRTSAQAVALDAELSKLGRPLDAALLIDVDPEVIVARLTSRRMCRDCGYIGSAADGDTCPKCGGEMYQRDDDNEATVRNRLDVYETSTSPLIDYYRGCELLVTIDGDRDPNVVYADVKEALDL, from the coding sequence ATGAACATCGTGCTTTTGGGGGCGCCGGGTGCCGGCAAGGGTACTCAGGCCGCCAAGCTGGTGGAGGAGTTCTCCACGCCCCATATCTCTACGGGCGACATGCTGCGCGCCGCCGTGGCCGCCGGCACCGAGCTGGGCCAGAAGGCCAAGTCCTACATGGACGCCGGCGACTTGGTGCCCGACGACGTCATCATCGGTCTGGTGACCGAGCGCCTGCAGGACGACGACACGGCCGCTGGCTTCATCCTGGACGGCTTCCCGCGCACCTCGGCCCAGGCCGTGGCGCTGGACGCGGAGCTCTCCAAGTTGGGCCGTCCGCTGGACGCCGCCCTGCTCATCGATGTGGATCCCGAGGTCATTGTGGCCCGTCTCACCTCTCGTCGCATGTGCCGCGACTGCGGCTACATCGGCAGCGCCGCCGACGGCGACACCTGCCCCAAGTGCGGCGGCGAGATGTACCAGCGCGACGACGACAACGAGGCCACGGTGCGCAACCGTCTCGACGTGTACGAGACGTCCACGAGCCCGCTGATCGACTACTACCGCGGCTGCGAGCTGCTCGTCACCATCGACGGCGACCGCGACCCGAACGTGGTGTACGCCGACGTCAAGGAGGCCCTCGACCTGTAG